The proteins below come from a single Dermatophilaceae bacterium Soc4.6 genomic window:
- a CDS encoding LysE family translocator, translated as MPTASSWITFIIASILFIQVPGPSLLFTIGRALTVGRRDALLSVVGNGIGVTVQALTVGLGLGAVAAASVAAFTVVKLVGAVYVVWLGVQAIRHRADARLAMTGTRTADVGRGHALRTGVVVGLTNPKTLVFFAAFLPQFVNPTAGHRGVQIAVLGMVFGMLAICSDSVWAVGASRARDWFARRPQRLDGLGLAGGVMMIGLGTTLAVSERG; from the coding sequence ATGCCTACCGCCAGCTCGTGGATCACCTTCATCATCGCGTCGATCCTCTTCATCCAGGTGCCCGGCCCGAGCCTGCTCTTCACCATCGGGCGGGCCCTCACCGTCGGCCGCCGCGACGCGCTGCTCTCGGTGGTGGGCAACGGGATCGGGGTAACGGTGCAGGCGCTCACGGTCGGGCTCGGGCTCGGGGCGGTCGCGGCCGCCAGCGTCGCCGCCTTCACGGTGGTCAAGCTGGTCGGCGCGGTCTACGTCGTCTGGCTGGGCGTGCAGGCCATCCGCCACCGCGCCGATGCGCGACTGGCCATGACGGGGACTCGCACCGCGGACGTCGGGCGCGGCCACGCACTGCGCACCGGGGTCGTCGTGGGCCTGACCAACCCCAAGACGCTGGTCTTCTTCGCAGCGTTCCTGCCGCAGTTCGTCAACCCGACCGCGGGGCACCGTGGCGTGCAGATCGCCGTCCTGGGAATGGTCTTCGGCATGCTGGCGATCTGCTCCGACAGTGTCTGGGCGGTCGGAGCCAGCCGGGCCCGCGACTGGTTCGCCCGCCGCCCGCAGCGTCTGGACGGGCTGGGTCTCGCGGGCGGGGTCATGATGATCGGCCTCGGCACGACGCTCGCCGTCTCCGAGAGGGGCTGA
- a CDS encoding DinB family protein encodes MTDLTGADLDGARLERVSLRGSTFEQVDLSGSFLRNVDLTGVRLRGAWLEDVDIDGEVRGLRVNGVDVGPLVEAELDRRHPERRLLGLRDAQEVRDAWAAVTAAWEPLIARARALPPALLDDQVDTEWSFLQTLRHLVFCVDAWLLRAVVLDPSPYSPLGITHDEMGDETPVPLDHDAHPSLDEVLAVRAERVAAMTAYVAALTDERLQETTEPVPEPGYPASEAYPVRRCLRAVIHEDHLHRLFAERDLAVLEARAAPAPPA; translated from the coding sequence ATGACGGACCTCACGGGAGCCGACCTCGACGGCGCGCGGCTGGAGCGGGTGAGCCTGCGGGGATCCACCTTCGAGCAGGTCGACCTGAGCGGGTCCTTCCTGCGCAACGTCGACCTCACGGGGGTGCGCCTGCGGGGGGCCTGGCTGGAGGACGTCGACATCGACGGCGAGGTCAGGGGTCTGCGGGTCAACGGGGTCGACGTCGGGCCGCTGGTCGAGGCAGAGCTCGACCGTCGCCACCCTGAGCGGAGGCTGCTCGGTCTGCGCGACGCGCAGGAGGTGCGCGACGCCTGGGCGGCGGTCACCGCGGCCTGGGAGCCGCTCATCGCACGGGCTCGGGCGCTGCCGCCGGCCCTGCTCGACGACCAGGTCGACACGGAGTGGTCCTTCCTGCAGACGCTGCGGCACCTCGTCTTCTGCGTGGACGCCTGGCTGCTGCGGGCGGTCGTGCTCGACCCCTCGCCCTACTCGCCGCTCGGGATCACCCACGACGAGATGGGAGACGAGACCCCAGTGCCGCTCGACCACGACGCCCACCCGAGCCTCGACGAGGTGCTGGCCGTGCGGGCGGAGCGGGTGGCGGCGATGACGGCCTATGTGGCGGCTCTCACCGACGAGCGGCTCCAGGAGACCACCGAGCCGGTGCCCGAGCCGGGCTACCCCGCGTCGGAGGCCTACCCGGTGCGTCGGTGCCTGCGGGCGGTCATCCACGAGGACCACCTGCACCGGCTCTTCGCCGAGCGCGACCTGGCCGTCCTCGAGGCGCGAGCGGCCCCGGCGCCACCGGCCTGA